From the Pseudoalteromonas tunicata genome, one window contains:
- a CDS encoding M16 family metallopeptidase — protein MKMISKWLKVSVLIVSSISATAFAAGSSFKLPQYERLTLDNGLTVYLLEQHEVPLINMAVVIKTGAKADGAQQGLAYLTNESLMLGTTKASKNEIEEKLDFLGANVYVATDHDASQINASFAAKDQATVMALVRDMVLQPSFTPEEFDKFKVRHQSVLSQQKESPRSVIGRYFNGLYYQQHSYAQPVSGDENTVAALNVEAVTNFYQQWYKPNNAAVIVSGDFNSAAMKVRLQAMFASWPAGELIELTKQDVVKPQQAKVLLVNKADANETTFLIGGAGVAKNAKDYVQLQVINTILGGRFTSWLNDELRVNTGLTYGARSQFNSQAQAGTFYISTFTKTATTIEAIDLALTTYQKLWSLGIDEATLNSAKSYVKGQLPPRYETSDDLANFLADMYVYGIEESMINQFEQSVNELTVARSKELIAQYFPAKDLQFVLIGKADELREPVKKYGAVQEVEITRPGYQF, from the coding sequence ATGAAAATGATTTCTAAGTGGTTAAAAGTATCTGTATTGATAGTAAGTTCAATTTCAGCAACTGCATTTGCTGCCGGTAGCAGTTTTAAGTTGCCGCAATATGAGCGACTAACTTTAGATAATGGCCTCACGGTTTATTTACTTGAACAGCATGAAGTGCCGCTTATTAACATGGCGGTTGTGATAAAAACAGGTGCTAAAGCGGATGGCGCACAACAAGGTTTGGCGTATTTAACTAACGAAAGCTTAATGCTTGGCACAACGAAGGCATCAAAAAACGAAATTGAAGAAAAGCTCGATTTTTTAGGTGCTAATGTATATGTGGCAACTGATCACGACGCCAGTCAAATCAATGCCTCATTTGCTGCAAAAGATCAAGCGACGGTAATGGCGCTGGTGCGCGATATGGTTTTACAACCAAGTTTTACGCCAGAAGAGTTTGATAAATTTAAAGTTCGCCATCAAAGTGTTTTAAGCCAACAAAAAGAGAGCCCACGTAGTGTGATTGGGCGCTATTTTAATGGGCTTTATTATCAGCAACATAGTTATGCTCAACCGGTATCAGGTGATGAAAATACTGTAGCGGCACTTAATGTTGAAGCGGTGACGAATTTTTATCAGCAATGGTATAAACCAAATAATGCAGCCGTAATTGTAAGCGGTGACTTTAATAGCGCAGCAATGAAAGTACGCTTGCAAGCTATGTTCGCTTCATGGCCTGCAGGTGAGCTGATTGAATTGACAAAACAAGATGTAGTGAAACCTCAACAAGCCAAGGTGCTGTTAGTTAATAAAGCAGATGCCAATGAAACTACATTTTTAATTGGTGGTGCTGGCGTTGCAAAAAATGCAAAAGATTACGTTCAGTTACAGGTTATTAATACCATTTTAGGTGGGCGTTTTACTTCATGGTTAAATGATGAATTACGTGTTAATACTGGTTTAACTTATGGTGCACGTAGCCAATTTAATAGCCAAGCCCAAGCTGGAACCTTTTATATTTCTACTTTTACTAAAACAGCTACCACAATTGAGGCGATTGATTTGGCCTTAACAACGTACCAAAAGCTGTGGTCTTTAGGGATTGATGAGGCAACATTAAATTCAGCCAAATCATATGTTAAAGGTCAACTACCACCGCGATATGAAACCAGTGATGATCTCGCAAATTTCCTAGCGGATATGTATGTCTATGGCATTGAAGAGAGCATGATTAATCAGTTTGAACAGTCTGTTAATGAACTGACAGTCGCTCGCAGTAAAGAGCTGATAGCGCAATACTTTCCAGCGAAGGATTTACAATTTGTACTGATTGGTAAAGCGGATGAGTTGCGTGAGCCAGTTAAAAAATATGGTGCGGTACAAGAAGTTGAAATTACCCGTCCTGGTTATCAATTTTAA
- the elbB gene encoding isoprenoid biosynthesis glyoxalase ElbB yields MKKIAVILSGCGVFDGSEIHEAVLTLLSITQAGASYQCFAPNISQFHVINHLTGEVESDQQRNVLVESARIARGDIQDLAMLDATKFDALVLPGGFGAAKNLSDFAFKGADCQINVEVLNACQLFAQAKKPAAYICIAPALIPLVYGPGVTATIGTDPATAEQLTLLGANHQNCEVNEFVMDETAKVISTPAYMLAGSIAQAAQGIDKTIKQLLVMIP; encoded by the coding sequence ATGAAAAAAATCGCTGTTATATTAAGTGGCTGTGGCGTCTTTGACGGCTCTGAAATTCATGAAGCGGTATTAACGTTATTATCAATTACTCAGGCAGGTGCAAGCTATCAATGTTTTGCACCTAATATTTCTCAGTTTCATGTCATCAACCATTTAACTGGTGAGGTCGAATCAGATCAGCAACGTAATGTATTGGTTGAATCAGCCCGAATTGCCCGAGGTGATATCCAAGATTTAGCAATGTTAGATGCGACGAAGTTTGATGCATTAGTATTACCGGGTGGATTTGGCGCGGCTAAAAATTTATCTGATTTTGCATTTAAGGGCGCTGATTGCCAAATCAATGTCGAAGTATTAAATGCTTGCCAACTATTTGCCCAAGCAAAAAAACCAGCGGCTTATATTTGCATTGCACCCGCACTTATTCCTTTGGTATACGGGCCTGGCGTAACCGCAACTATTGGTACTGATCCGGCTACGGCTGAGCAACTGACTTTATTGGGTGCCAATCACCAAAATTGTGAAGTTAATGAATTTGTGATGGACGAAACCGCCAAGGTCATTAGCACACCTGCTTACATGCTCGCAGGTTCGATTGCACAAGCAGCTCAAGGTATTGATAAAACGATCAAACAATTACTTGTGATGATCCCATAA
- a CDS encoding diguanylate cyclase domain-containing protein: protein MDDPNSAKNKLVYKNKRLKKILAKYKHIHDMQSALIQLSEQASNVAELTLLYPAIHKILEDYLPSSNFYVVLLNQRTEQLELTYFVDEKDHQSVPLAEEHHFNAGLTGYVYRTGQTQLLTKTDILKGQTNNRFKLLGSVCEHWLGVPIFQNKTIIGVMVSQSYEVKQNFSATQIELFEVISLYLSTAIERVKKRELLELEVKYRTFALTQSNEALQKEIQIRKQTLERQQILFKISKLATQTERLKDFYQQIHQILNSITYAENFYICLYDKNSQTLSFPYAVDERITHYKTRPFRQGFTEYVINQRNAQLIDHYKSAQLIESGLVVRTENHSTDLTETSWIGAPLISNDDVIGVIACQSYDKKHYFTEDDVELINFVSQQIANVLQKHLANEALQQSHEKLEKRVAEKTKALQQTNLHLELQIEERKKIELQLYHDAHHDALTGLANRSLFLMQLDKTLQHHLRHPQPGFAVLFIDLDNFKAINDNLGHQVGDQFLIDVARSFGLCIREHDLLARLAGDEFVILLTHLHHPQEAIDVANRIVDIMKEPFCRNGFCIQSGASIGITHSHNNYNDTDAIIRDADTAMYQAKKNGRGQVEFFHPLLRQIDSKNSGLVEIDGTLNTADLSFSTKTIIQNSDGEVKAYLTERIWQHPNLGTIRFSQIEKYLTNSVKLPEIETKILNDILDQVHTDAPILINCNITMLNDGNFELLQQALRSKQAEQQVCLLFSEQAIAKAPNKTLEQLAILKAQGVLLGITDFAHYRCDLNIITRIAFDYIILSAIFSQRVLQQPAQQMQLQGLLAVAQLTKSQVVVSGPAILNYQQLLERHGLTLFCAPAKPEQKQRITEKSDTPLRLLTR, encoded by the coding sequence GTGGACGATCCTAACAGCGCTAAAAATAAACTTGTTTATAAAAATAAGCGCTTAAAAAAAATATTAGCCAAATATAAGCATATTCACGATATGCAATCTGCTTTGATTCAACTATCAGAGCAAGCCAGTAATGTTGCCGAATTAACGTTACTTTACCCCGCTATTCATAAAATTCTTGAAGATTATCTGCCGTCGAGCAATTTTTATGTTGTGCTCTTAAATCAACGCACAGAACAACTTGAACTCACTTATTTTGTTGATGAGAAAGACCATCAATCAGTTCCTTTAGCCGAAGAACACCACTTTAATGCAGGACTAACTGGCTATGTTTACCGCACAGGACAAACTCAGTTACTCACCAAAACCGACATACTTAAAGGCCAAACAAATAATCGTTTCAAATTACTCGGCTCAGTATGCGAACATTGGCTAGGCGTCCCTATTTTTCAAAATAAAACCATTATTGGTGTGATGGTTTCACAAAGCTACGAAGTTAAACAAAATTTTAGCGCGACTCAAATTGAATTATTTGAAGTGATTTCACTGTATTTATCAACTGCAATTGAGCGAGTAAAAAAACGTGAATTACTTGAACTCGAAGTAAAATATCGCACCTTTGCGCTGACTCAAAGTAACGAAGCACTGCAAAAAGAAATTCAAATTCGCAAACAAACATTAGAGCGCCAGCAAATATTATTTAAAATCTCAAAATTGGCCACCCAAACTGAGCGCTTAAAAGACTTTTATCAACAAATTCACCAGATTTTAAACAGCATTACCTACGCCGAAAATTTCTATATTTGCCTTTACGACAAAAACAGCCAAACCCTAAGCTTTCCGTATGCGGTTGATGAGCGAATTACTCACTATAAAACACGACCATTTCGTCAAGGTTTTACTGAATATGTTATTAATCAACGCAATGCCCAGCTCATTGATCACTACAAATCGGCTCAGTTAATTGAATCTGGACTAGTAGTTCGCACCGAAAACCATAGTACCGATTTAACCGAAACGTCTTGGATTGGCGCGCCACTCATTAGCAATGATGATGTTATTGGGGTGATTGCGTGCCAATCCTATGACAAAAAACATTATTTTACTGAAGATGATGTTGAGCTTATTAATTTTGTATCGCAGCAAATTGCCAATGTATTACAAAAACACCTAGCCAATGAAGCGCTGCAACAAAGTCATGAAAAGCTAGAAAAGCGTGTCGCTGAAAAAACAAAAGCCTTACAACAAACTAATCTTCATCTTGAATTACAAATTGAAGAACGTAAAAAAATTGAGCTACAGCTTTACCATGATGCACATCATGACGCACTCACAGGTTTGGCAAATAGAAGCTTGTTTTTAATGCAATTAGACAAAACCCTGCAACACCATTTACGCCATCCTCAACCAGGTTTTGCTGTTTTATTTATTGATTTAGATAATTTTAAAGCCATTAACGATAATTTAGGCCATCAAGTGGGTGATCAGTTCTTAATTGATGTCGCTCGCTCATTTGGTTTGTGTATTCGTGAACACGATTTGTTAGCGCGCTTGGCTGGGGATGAGTTTGTTATTTTACTTACCCATTTACATCATCCACAAGAAGCTATCGATGTCGCCAATAGGATTGTCGATATCATGAAAGAGCCCTTTTGCCGTAATGGTTTTTGCATTCAATCCGGCGCAAGTATTGGTATTACTCATAGTCACAATAACTATAATGATACCGATGCAATTATTCGAGATGCGGATACCGCTATGTATCAAGCGAAAAAGAATGGCCGAGGACAAGTTGAATTTTTTCACCCACTACTTAGACAAATCGATAGCAAAAATAGTGGCTTAGTAGAAATTGATGGCACACTTAATACCGCAGATCTTTCATTTAGTACTAAAACGATTATTCAAAATAGTGATGGGGAAGTTAAGGCTTATTTAACCGAGCGAATTTGGCAACATCCAAACCTTGGTACAATCCGCTTTAGTCAAATTGAAAAATACTTAACCAATAGCGTCAAATTGCCCGAAATTGAGACTAAAATTCTCAACGATATTTTGGATCAAGTGCATACTGACGCCCCAATTTTAATCAATTGCAATATCACCATGCTTAATGATGGTAATTTTGAATTACTACAACAAGCCCTTCGCTCTAAACAAGCAGAACAACAGGTTTGCTTACTTTTTAGCGAGCAAGCAATTGCTAAAGCGCCAAATAAAACCCTTGAACAGCTCGCAATCCTCAAAGCACAAGGCGTACTACTTGGTATCACCGATTTTGCACATTATCGCTGCGATTTAAATATCATCACACGTATTGCGTTTGATTATATTATTTTAAGCGCTATTTTTAGCCAAAGAGTATTACAACAACCTGCACAGCAAATGCAATTGCAGGGTTTGCTCGCTGTAGCCCAGTTAACTAAGAGCCAAGTTGTAGTCAGTGGCCCTGCAATTTTAAATTACCAGCAATTACTTGAACGTCATGGCTTAACACTGTTTTGTGCGCCAGCAAAGCCAGAGCAAAAACAGCGAATCACCGAAAAGAGTGACACGCCACTGCGATTATTGACGCGTTAA
- the rep gene encoding DNA helicase Rep gives MKLNPSQDEAVKFISGPCLVLAGAGSGKTRVITNKIAYLVQKCEYQAKNIAAVTFTNKAAREMKERLSQTLGKKEAKGVWVSTFHTLGLEIIKKELMTLGFKPGFSLFDDQDTSQLMAELTEKELKKDKDQLNLLKMQISNWKNDLINPERAIREAQEPQKAQFALLYARYQNQLRAYNALDFDDLIMVPTVLLANYPDVRERWQNRFRYLLVDEYQDTNTSQYLLVKYLVGERARFTVVGDDDQSIYSWRGAKPQNLVLLSKDFPALRLIKLEQNYRSAGRILKAANILIANNPHVFEKKLFSELAYGEQIKVIGTRDEEHEAERVIAEIISHKFTKRTNYKDYAILYRGNHQARIFEKALMANRIPYKISGGMSFFSRSEIKDIMAYLRLLVNQDDDNAFLRIVNTPRREIGTTTLEKLGTFANEKHISLFAACFEPDLNHSLTGRGYNALQGFGRWVVELSDEAVRGDTLEAVKTLVRQINYEDYLYESSPSPKAAEMRMKNVSELYRWITDMITGNEDNPPMTLAEVVTKLTLRDMMERNEGEDESDAVQLLTLHASKGLEYPYVFMVGMEEGLLPHQVSIDEDNVDEERRLAYVGITRAQQELIFTYAKVRRQFGETSNTEISRFVQELPQDDLAYESRQQPSSQAERMEKGQARVANLRAMLKRD, from the coding sequence ATGAAATTAAATCCAAGCCAAGATGAAGCTGTTAAATTTATCAGCGGGCCTTGCCTTGTACTAGCGGGTGCTGGTTCAGGTAAAACACGGGTGATCACCAATAAAATTGCCTATTTAGTGCAAAAGTGTGAATACCAAGCAAAAAATATTGCTGCCGTTACGTTTACCAATAAAGCTGCGCGCGAAATGAAAGAGCGTTTAAGTCAAACATTAGGGAAAAAAGAAGCCAAAGGGGTATGGGTTTCGACGTTCCATACCTTAGGTCTAGAAATTATTAAAAAAGAGCTCATGACCCTTGGTTTTAAGCCTGGATTTTCGTTATTTGATGATCAGGATACCAGCCAGTTGATGGCAGAATTAACCGAAAAAGAACTTAAAAAAGACAAAGATCAGCTGAATTTACTTAAAATGCAAATCTCCAACTGGAAAAACGATCTGATCAATCCAGAACGAGCCATTCGAGAAGCTCAAGAACCACAAAAAGCACAGTTTGCCCTGTTATATGCGCGCTATCAAAATCAACTTAGAGCCTATAATGCCTTAGATTTTGATGACTTAATTATGGTGCCAACGGTATTGCTGGCCAATTATCCTGATGTGCGAGAGCGTTGGCAAAATCGCTTTCGTTATTTATTAGTTGATGAATATCAAGATACGAATACCAGCCAATATTTATTAGTGAAGTATCTGGTTGGTGAGCGTGCCCGTTTTACTGTGGTAGGGGATGATGATCAATCGATTTACTCATGGCGTGGTGCTAAACCGCAAAACTTAGTCTTGTTGAGTAAAGATTTTCCTGCGTTACGCTTAATTAAACTTGAGCAAAACTATCGAAGTGCAGGGCGGATTCTAAAAGCGGCAAATATTTTAATTGCTAACAACCCCCATGTTTTTGAGAAAAAGCTCTTTAGTGAGCTTGCCTATGGTGAGCAAATTAAAGTAATTGGCACCCGTGATGAAGAGCATGAAGCTGAACGTGTTATTGCAGAAATCATTTCGCATAAATTTACCAAGCGTACCAATTATAAAGATTACGCTATTTTGTATCGCGGTAATCATCAAGCGCGTATTTTTGAAAAAGCGCTAATGGCTAATCGCATTCCATACAAAATTAGTGGTGGCATGTCGTTTTTTAGTCGTTCTGAAATTAAAGACATCATGGCGTACTTACGTTTGTTGGTGAATCAAGATGATGACAATGCGTTTTTACGCATAGTGAATACCCCAAGGCGTGAAATTGGTACCACTACCCTAGAAAAGCTGGGCACATTTGCTAACGAAAAACACATTAGCTTATTTGCAGCATGCTTTGAACCCGATCTTAATCATTCTTTAACGGGGCGAGGTTATAACGCCTTACAAGGATTTGGTCGCTGGGTGGTTGAGTTATCTGATGAGGCTGTGCGCGGTGATACCCTTGAAGCAGTAAAAACCTTAGTACGACAAATTAACTACGAAGATTATTTATATGAGTCTTCACCGAGTCCTAAAGCAGCTGAAATGCGGATGAAAAACGTTTCTGAGTTATATCGTTGGATCACCGACATGATCACTGGCAATGAAGATAATCCGCCGATGACATTAGCTGAAGTTGTGACAAAACTCACATTGCGAGACATGATGGAGCGCAACGAAGGGGAAGATGAATCAGATGCGGTGCAACTGTTAACGCTTCATGCCTCAAAAGGCCTTGAATATCCTTATGTTTTTATGGTCGGAATGGAAGAAGGATTGCTGCCTCACCAAGTCAGTATTGATGAAGATAATGTTGATGAAGAACGCCGTTTAGCTTACGTAGGCATTACTCGAGCTCAGCAAGAGTTAATTTTCACTTATGCCAAAGTCAGACGCCAATTTGGCGAAACATCAAATACCGAAATCAGCCGTTTTGTGCAAGAGCTACCTCAGGATGACTTGGCTTATGAATCACGCCAACAGCCTTCTTCACAAGCGGAGCGTATGGAAAAAGGCCAGGCGCGAGTTGCTAACTTGAGGGCGATGCTGAAAAGAGATTAA
- a CDS encoding M16 family metallopeptidase has translation MKLAWRILITMSLFGASASHALVSPKDVNTFTLDNGLKVIVLEDDSIPNANMYTFWKVGSRNEAPGITGLSHFFEHMMFNGAKKYGPKMFDRTMENHGGRNNAYTTEDLTVYTNWFPSESLEIIFDLEADRIANLDINQQVLESERGVVTSERSTGLENSNWRTLSEEVKGAAFRAHPYSWSVIGHQSDIDNWTLDDLKNYHKTYYAPNNAVMVIVGAVQTAEVKKLAEQYLGPIAAQPAPRAIHTVEPAQTGERRVYVQKESVSSPNIMMAYHVPATSHQDYYALALLSDILSSGKSARLNQNLVENQIALDTATYLPQSFDANLFYLYAVAAKDIDATKLEHALIAEINKVIKEGVTEAELEKVKNQRLLSLYRTLATINGKANEMGTYEVFFGDYQKLFTAPQDFAQVTVADVQRVAATYLKRANRTVGVLGAKEDSHENDF, from the coding sequence ATGAAGCTAGCCTGGCGCATATTAATAACTATGAGTTTGTTTGGAGCAAGTGCTTCACATGCTTTAGTTAGCCCTAAGGATGTAAATACATTCACTTTAGATAATGGCTTAAAAGTCATTGTATTAGAAGATGATTCAATTCCAAATGCCAATATGTATACATTTTGGAAGGTTGGGTCGCGAAATGAGGCTCCAGGTATAACTGGGTTATCACATTTTTTTGAGCATATGATGTTTAATGGGGCGAAAAAATACGGCCCAAAAATGTTTGACCGAACGATGGAGAATCATGGTGGTCGTAATAATGCGTACACCACAGAAGATTTAACGGTTTACACCAATTGGTTTCCATCAGAATCCCTCGAAATTATTTTTGATTTAGAAGCCGATCGGATTGCAAATTTAGATATTAATCAACAAGTACTAGAAAGTGAGCGTGGTGTAGTCACATCGGAGCGCAGTACTGGGCTTGAAAACTCAAACTGGCGCACATTATCAGAGGAAGTAAAAGGTGCGGCTTTTAGGGCTCATCCTTATTCATGGTCTGTGATTGGTCATCAGTCTGATATTGATAATTGGACGTTAGATGATTTAAAAAATTATCATAAAACCTATTATGCGCCAAATAATGCCGTAATGGTTATTGTGGGTGCAGTTCAAACTGCAGAGGTTAAGAAATTAGCTGAGCAGTACTTAGGACCGATTGCAGCGCAACCTGCACCAAGAGCCATTCATACTGTTGAGCCTGCACAAACAGGTGAGCGCCGTGTGTATGTGCAAAAAGAATCAGTATCATCACCGAATATTATGATGGCCTATCATGTACCGGCGACGTCACATCAGGATTATTATGCTTTGGCATTGCTATCAGATATTTTATCGAGTGGTAAAAGTGCGCGTTTAAATCAAAATTTAGTTGAAAACCAAATCGCACTAGACACTGCAACTTATTTACCACAGTCATTTGATGCTAACTTATTTTACCTTTATGCCGTGGCTGCAAAAGACATCGATGCCACTAAATTAGAGCATGCTTTAATTGCTGAGATTAATAAAGTGATTAAAGAGGGGGTGACTGAAGCCGAACTCGAAAAGGTTAAAAATCAGCGCTTATTATCTTTATACCGCACGCTGGCCACCATAAATGGTAAAGCAAATGAAATGGGAACTTACGAAGTGTTTTTTGGTGATTATCAAAAGTTATTTACCGCGCCACAAGATTTTGCTCAAGTGACCGTGGCCGATGTACAACGTGTAGCAGCTACCTATCTGAAGCGAGCTAATCGTACCGTTGGTGTATTAGGTGCGAAGGAGGATAGCCATGAAAATGATTTCTAA
- a CDS encoding c-type cytochrome translates to MKKLSAALLLLATTVSAQPYDNSMTEEAIKSRLAPIGSVYLQGDKPAAAAVPTGPRTGQEVYQSSCFGCHGTGALGAPKTEADWAPRVAKGLDVLLNHALNGFNSMPPRGTCMSCSDDEIKAAIDFMKTGH, encoded by the coding sequence ATGAAAAAACTATCCGCAGCATTGTTGCTGCTAGCAACAACAGTATCAGCCCAACCTTATGATAATTCTATGACCGAAGAAGCGATTAAAAGTCGTTTAGCACCTATCGGTTCTGTTTATCTTCAAGGTGATAAACCCGCTGCTGCCGCGGTTCCTACCGGCCCAAGAACGGGTCAAGAAGTATATCAAAGTAGCTGTTTTGGCTGTCACGGTACGGGTGCGTTAGGCGCTCCAAAAACTGAAGCAGACTGGGCACCTCGTGTTGCTAAAGGTCTAGATGTTTTGTTAAACCACGCTCTAAATGGTTTTAACTCTATGCCACCTCGTGGTACGTGTATGAGCTGCTCTGATGACGAAATCAAAGCTGCCATCGATTTCATGAAAACAGGTCACTAA